Proteins co-encoded in one Halococcoides cellulosivorans genomic window:
- a CDS encoding type II toxin-antitoxin system RelE family toxin produces MSYTVLLAEQPRSVLDDADDKTDRIVRDNLQKLADDPYPRPNAGRGDREKLTVDGRSMYRLHIGRSYTAFYTIDDGETAVRVREILPIDEAHRRYGT; encoded by the coding sequence ATGTCGTACACCGTGTTACTGGCCGAACAGCCGCGATCCGTTCTCGACGACGCCGACGACAAAACCGATCGGATCGTCCGCGACAACCTCCAGAAACTCGCAGACGACCCGTATCCTCGACCGAACGCTGGACGTGGTGACCGCGAAAAGCTCACCGTCGACGGTCGATCGATGTATCGGTTACACATCGGGCGCAGCTATACGGCGTTCTATACGATCGACGACGGTGAGACGGCTGTCCGCGTGCGTGAAATTCTCCCGATCGACGAGGCTCATCGTCGGTACGGGACGTAG
- a CDS encoding COG1361 family protein — MDIMSGAGGETDRDRTRRQLAVFVALIVMASLVGTVVLIGSAQAADVAVVSVTSTPDRPTVYDDVRIEASVTNPESSDEQYIVDRLVIREGADPTSDVVEREDTSATVRPGTTGSVASEIDISESGTRTVYAHMRILTGGSGSVSVVRPVTFEVADPHPSLSLRASPIDAANRTTLSVNVVNGRETDLRGLSLEADADRLRIQEPRRVAGDLAGGETARFEFTGVEATPGPETVDVSMSYVTADGDERETTTTLQTDLQPRQNPAEIVLTGTQIAREDGRLVVRGEASNVGGSNASGVRIGVDSADGVSPAQNQATFFVGSVEADEYKRFTVNAAVENLSAPVTVPLRIDYTVDGVSRSQTVELGYSSGGQSDDDASGGAGPTGVAGIAGVLVVVLIGLGALYGVYRYRSRDDGDA, encoded by the coding sequence ATGGACATAATGAGCGGGGCCGGTGGCGAGACCGACCGCGACCGGACACGCCGCCAGCTGGCGGTGTTCGTGGCGTTGATCGTGATGGCGAGTCTCGTCGGTACAGTCGTCCTGATCGGGAGCGCACAGGCCGCCGACGTCGCGGTCGTCAGCGTGACGAGCACGCCGGATCGGCCGACGGTGTACGACGACGTCCGGATCGAAGCGAGCGTGACGAACCCCGAATCGTCCGACGAGCAGTACATCGTCGACCGACTCGTGATCCGGGAAGGGGCCGATCCGACGAGTGACGTGGTGGAACGCGAAGACACCTCCGCGACCGTCCGGCCGGGGACGACCGGATCGGTCGCGTCGGAGATCGACATTTCGGAGAGCGGCACCCGAACGGTGTACGCCCACATGCGGATCCTCACCGGCGGGAGCGGGTCGGTATCGGTCGTCCGGCCGGTCACGTTCGAGGTGGCCGACCCCCACCCGAGTCTGAGTCTCCGGGCGAGTCCGATCGACGCGGCCAACCGGACGACGCTCTCGGTGAACGTCGTCAACGGGCGCGAGACCGACCTCCGTGGGCTCTCGCTGGAGGCCGATGCCGATCGGCTCCGGATTCAAGAGCCCCGCCGTGTCGCGGGTGACCTCGCGGGCGGCGAGACGGCCCGCTTCGAGTTCACCGGCGTCGAGGCCACGCCCGGGCCCGAGACCGTCGACGTTTCGATGAGCTACGTCACCGCCGACGGCGACGAGCGCGAGACGACGACAACGCTCCAGACGGACCTCCAGCCCCGACAGAACCCCGCCGAGATCGTCCTGACGGGCACCCAGATCGCCCGCGAAGACGGGCGACTGGTCGTTCGCGGCGAGGCGAGCAACGTCGGTGGGTCGAACGCCTCGGGCGTCCGCATCGGGGTCGACTCGGCGGACGGCGTCTCACCGGCCCAGAACCAGGCGACCTTCTTCGTCGGATCGGTCGAGGCCGACGAGTACAAGCGATTCACCGTCAACGCCGCCGTCGAGAACCTCTCGGCCCCGGTGACGGTCCCGCTCCGGATCGACTACACCGTCGACGGAGTGAGTCGCTCACAGACCGTCGAGTTGGGCTACAGCAGCGGTGGCCAGTCCGACGATGACGCCTCGGGTGGGGCAGGCCCGACCGGAGTCGCGGGGATCGCGGGCGTGCTCGTGGTCGTCCTGATCGGCCTCGGGGCACTGTACGGTGTCTACCGCTATCGCTCTCGGGACGATGGCGACGCTTGA
- a CDS encoding type IV pilin codes for MTRTREQPTRENQTMKLNEMFTDDSAVSPVIGVVLMVAITVILAGTVGLMVTQMDGLAADSGTSAVAFDYDSGNSTSANITVTNAPAGENALNLEDIEIQLAGEDVTDSGPSTSFGSSGTLTAGNQALVHIDSLSSPPADIDGLTVRVVYTGGGSSTVIGEHTF; via the coding sequence GTGACCCGGACGCGCGAGCAACCCACACGGGAAAATCAAACCATGAAACTCAACGAGATGTTTACAGACGACAGCGCAGTGAGTCCAGTCATCGGGGTCGTCCTGATGGTCGCAATTACCGTCATCCTCGCGGGGACGGTCGGTCTGATGGTGACGCAGATGGACGGTCTCGCGGCAGATTCGGGGACGTCGGCTGTCGCGTTCGATTACGATTCTGGCAACTCGACCTCTGCTAACATTACTGTGACGAACGCGCCCGCCGGAGAAAACGCCCTCAATTTGGAAGATATCGAAATTCAACTGGCTGGTGAAGATGTTACCGACTCTGGCCCCTCGACCAGCTTTGGTTCGAGTGGTACCTTGACTGCCGGCAATCAGGCACTGGTTCACATTGACAGTCTCAGTAGCCCCCCTGCCGATATTGATGGATTAACTGTTCGAGTCGTCTACACTGGCGGCGGAAGTAGTACGGTCATCGGCGAGCACACCTTCTAA
- a CDS encoding antitoxin VapB family protein — protein sequence MARAEKRIPVREETFEQLEAFKRSGDTWDDVMQQLIEARQEQNRRELLERTDDEEFVPLDEVE from the coding sequence ATGGCACGGGCTGAAAAGCGAATCCCCGTCCGCGAGGAAACGTTCGAGCAGTTAGAGGCATTCAAGCGATCGGGCGACACCTGGGACGATGTCATGCAGCAGTTGATCGAGGCCAGACAGGAACAGAACCGTCGCGAACTACTCGAACGGACCGACGACGAAGAGTTCGTCCCCCTCGACGAGGTCGAATAG
- a CDS encoding Gfo/Idh/MocA family protein has translation MTRVAIVGTGENPDEPDRTGYAMAYRHADAYAAIDDCDLVAAVDRVPGRVKSFARQHGLSGDGVFTEHERMLDVIEPDLVSVCTPPSTHADIVVDCAEAGVPAVHCEKPMAHTWGASRRMARVADREGTRLTFNHQRRFAAAVQEAQALIDEGIVGSVVRVEAAAPTLFDYGTHSVDLVGAFVGERDPEWVFGQVDPRDAKRYFGVFNASQALAQWRYSSGVEALIATGEAAGPGLIGAHHRIVGADGVIELGVGYPDEEAADRHRYRVDGGDWQTFETDESIHSDAAIERALRNVVETLSTDTPSPLGVENALRATKLVFGTYESARRTERVTFPLQIDDNPLAAMVADRRA, from the coding sequence ATGACCAGGGTGGCCATCGTCGGGACCGGTGAGAACCCCGACGAACCGGATCGGACGGGGTATGCGATGGCGTACCGACACGCCGACGCCTACGCGGCGATCGACGACTGTGATCTCGTCGCGGCCGTGGACCGTGTCCCCGGCCGCGTCAAGTCGTTCGCTCGCCAGCACGGCCTCTCGGGCGATGGCGTGTTCACCGAGCACGAACGCATGCTCGACGTGATCGAACCCGACCTCGTCAGCGTCTGTACGCCGCCGTCGACGCACGCCGACATCGTCGTCGACTGTGCCGAGGCCGGCGTCCCGGCGGTCCACTGTGAGAAACCGATGGCCCACACCTGGGGGGCGAGCCGACGGATGGCCCGTGTCGCTGACCGGGAGGGCACCCGTCTCACGTTCAACCACCAGCGCCGGTTCGCCGCCGCCGTCCAGGAGGCCCAGGCGTTGATCGACGAGGGAATTGTCGGGTCGGTCGTGCGCGTCGAGGCCGCCGCACCGACGCTGTTCGATTACGGGACTCATTCGGTCGATCTCGTCGGCGCCTTCGTGGGCGAACGCGACCCAGAGTGGGTGTTCGGACAGGTCGATCCGCGCGACGCGAAGCGGTATTTCGGGGTGTTCAACGCCTCACAGGCGCTGGCGCAGTGGCGCTATTCCTCGGGTGTCGAGGCGCTGATCGCGACCGGGGAGGCGGCGGGCCCCGGTCTGATCGGGGCCCACCACCGGATCGTCGGCGCGGACGGCGTGATCGAACTTGGCGTCGGCTATCCCGACGAGGAGGCGGCCGACCGACATCGATATCGCGTCGACGGTGGGGACTGGCAGACCTTCGAGACCGACGAGTCGATCCACAGTGACGCGGCCATCGAGCGAGCGCTCCGGAACGTGGTGGAGACGTTGTCGACCGACACGCCGTCGCCACTCGGGGTCGAGAACGCGCTCCGGGCGACGAAACTCGTCTTCGGGACGTACGAATCGGCCCGACGCACCGAACGGGTGACGTTCCCGCTTCAGATCGACGACAACCCCCTGGCGGCGATGGTGGCCGACCGCAGAGCGTGA
- a CDS encoding ABC transporter permease gives MIGRQWRIQRALTTMAARNLRRSGVRTGLAVLGIVIGVVAIASIGALGVAFQTSFSQQVSDVTYSALVTPGDDATEPYLTDRDVRTIRQYTDVEVFAVATGSARVTAFGNSERTSVYGFERPGRTLDARAGSIPEVWRSGAIVGSSLADDLDVGVGDSVTVGGQRHRVVAVLEPAAGQFSLLEDNDRLYLPPSAVDRRGYSQVILKAESVPEINATAQTLRDRLNERGELYDVQDFTNVQDQIQAQFALIRTFLMAIGGISLFVAAVSILNVMLMSVMERRTEIGVLRAVGYHRGDVLRLILSEAILIGAIGTIVGVLVTLVVTMVINGVMLDDPLAFTTQSAVQIGIGAAFGVVASAVSGLYPAWKAANEHPVEALRG, from the coding sequence ATGATCGGCCGACAGTGGCGCATCCAGCGCGCGCTCACGACGATGGCCGCACGCAATCTCCGCCGGTCGGGCGTGCGCACCGGCCTCGCCGTGCTCGGCATCGTCATCGGCGTCGTCGCCATCGCGTCGATCGGAGCGCTCGGGGTCGCCTTCCAGACATCCTTCTCCCAGCAGGTCAGCGACGTTACCTACTCGGCGCTCGTGACGCCGGGCGACGACGCCACCGAGCCGTATCTCACCGACCGCGACGTCCGGACGATCCGCCAGTACACCGACGTGGAGGTGTTCGCGGTCGCGACCGGGTCGGCCCGCGTGACCGCGTTCGGGAATTCGGAACGCACGAGTGTCTACGGGTTCGAACGACCGGGGCGGACTCTCGACGCCAGAGCGGGGTCGATCCCCGAGGTCTGGCGGTCGGGCGCGATCGTCGGATCGAGTCTGGCCGACGACCTCGACGTGGGCGTCGGTGACTCGGTGACCGTCGGCGGTCAGCGCCACCGGGTCGTCGCCGTCCTCGAACCCGCTGCCGGGCAGTTCAGCCTGCTCGAAGACAACGATCGACTCTATCTCCCGCCGAGCGCGGTCGACCGGCGCGGCTACAGCCAGGTGATCCTCAAAGCCGAGAGCGTCCCGGAGATCAACGCGACCGCCCAGACGCTACGCGATCGGCTCAACGAACGCGGCGAGTTGTACGACGTCCAGGACTTCACGAACGTCCAGGATCAGATCCAGGCGCAGTTCGCGCTCATCCGAACGTTCCTCATGGCGATCGGCGGCATCTCGCTGTTCGTCGCCGCGGTGAGCATCCTCAACGTCATGCTGATGAGTGTCATGGAGCGCCGCACGGAGATCGGCGTGTTGCGGGCCGTGGGCTACCACCGTGGGGACGTCTTGCGGCTCATCCTGAGCGAGGCGATCCTCATCGGGGCGATCGGGACGATCGTCGGCGTGCTCGTCACGCTGGTCGTCACGATGGTGATCAACGGCGTGATGCTCGACGACCCGCTGGCCTTTACGACCCAGTCGGCCGTCCAGATCGGCATCGGCGCGGCGTTCGGCGTCGTCGCGAGTGCGGTCAGCGGGCTCTACCCCGCCTGGAAAGCCGCCAACGAACACCCCGTCGAGGCGCTCCGGGGATAG
- a CDS encoding DUF7836 family putative zinc-binding protein — MEEAWIQLTCPDCDHEYSKTATTLPGPDATHTCDDCDGAAPLSEFTRTARDLEILRSLRA, encoded by the coding sequence ATGGAGGAAGCGTGGATTCAACTGACGTGCCCGGACTGCGATCACGAATACTCGAAGACGGCGACGACGTTGCCCGGGCCCGACGCCACACACACCTGTGACGACTGCGATGGCGCCGCACCACTGTCGGAGTTCACCCGCACCGCGCGCGACCTCGAAATCCTCCGCTCGCTGCGCGCGTAG
- the hpt gene encoding hypoxanthine/guanine phosphoribosyltransferase: MDRLERSLLETPVIEKEGYHYFVHPISDGVPTLKPALLREIVVRIIRAADVENVDKIVTPAAMGIHISTGVSMMTDVPLVVVRKREYGLDGEVSLQQVTGYSESEMFINDVHAGDRVLVIDDVLSTGGTLDAIVGALDSIGADIVDIVAVIEKVGGGNEMADREESVTSLVRVEMVDGEVTIVE, from the coding sequence ATGGACCGACTCGAACGCTCGCTGTTGGAGACGCCGGTGATCGAAAAAGAGGGGTATCACTACTTCGTCCACCCGATCAGCGACGGCGTCCCGACGCTGAAACCCGCACTCCTCCGGGAGATCGTCGTCCGGATCATCCGCGCGGCGGACGTCGAAAACGTCGACAAGATCGTCACGCCCGCGGCGATGGGCATCCACATCTCGACGGGCGTCTCGATGATGACTGACGTCCCGCTGGTGGTCGTCCGGAAACGCGAGTACGGCCTCGACGGCGAGGTGTCGCTCCAGCAGGTCACCGGCTACTCCGAATCGGAGATGTTCATCAACGACGTCCACGCGGGCGATCGCGTGCTCGTCATCGACGACGTGCTCTCGACCGGCGGGACGCTCGATGCGATCGTCGGCGCGCTCGATTCGATCGGCGCTGATATCGTCGACATCGTCGCCGTCATTGAGAAGGTCGGCGGCGGAAACGAAATGGCCGACCGCGAGGAAAGCGTGACGAGTCTCGTCCGCGTCGAGATGGTCGACGGCGAGGTCACGATCGTCGAGTGA
- a CDS encoding ribbon-helix-helix domain-containing protein has protein sequence MSSDRQSVPVSLPPELVDRLDGLVEDGVFGSRSAALRYGARLVVRDERQRLHERADSDARADVEDRLDRKRVP, from the coding sequence ATGAGTAGCGATCGACAGTCGGTTCCGGTGTCGCTGCCGCCGGAACTGGTCGACCGACTCGACGGACTCGTCGAGGACGGCGTTTTCGGGTCGCGGTCCGCCGCGCTCCGGTACGGGGCCCGACTCGTGGTCCGCGACGAGCGACAGCGGCTCCACGAACGAGCGGACAGCGACGCGCGGGCAGACGTCGAGGACCGCCTGGATCGAAAGCGTGTACCTTGA
- a CDS encoding ABC transporter ATP-binding protein → MATLDVTDAVKEYTRGSETVRALDGVSLSIDAGEFVAVVGPSGSGKSTLLNLLGLLDVPTEGTVEIDGTDVATLSTREQTDRRRETIGFVFQQFFLVPTLTARENVAVPRLLIDKRSRVLDRADELLDDVGLADRVDHRPNELSGGQKQRVAIARGLINEPRVVLADEPTGNLDHTTGERILDLFAEVTERDVAVITVTHDDQVAEFADREIHLMDGEIV, encoded by the coding sequence ATGGCGACGCTTGACGTCACGGACGCGGTCAAGGAGTACACCCGCGGGTCGGAGACGGTCCGCGCACTCGACGGCGTCTCGCTGTCGATCGACGCCGGCGAATTCGTCGCCGTCGTGGGGCCCTCCGGGAGCGGGAAGTCCACACTGCTCAACCTGCTCGGGTTGCTGGACGTCCCGACCGAGGGGACCGTCGAGATCGACGGCACCGACGTCGCGACGCTGTCGACCCGCGAGCAGACCGATCGACGCCGAGAGACCATCGGGTTCGTCTTTCAGCAGTTCTTTCTCGTGCCGACGCTGACCGCGCGCGAGAACGTCGCCGTCCCGCGGCTTTTGATCGACAAGCGCAGTCGAGTCCTCGACCGGGCCGACGAGTTGCTCGACGACGTGGGCCTGGCCGATCGCGTCGACCACCGCCCGAACGAACTCTCCGGCGGGCAAAAACAGCGCGTCGCGATCGCTCGCGGGTTGATCAACGAGCCACGCGTCGTGCTCGCGGACGAGCCGACGGGGAACCTCGATCACACGACCGGCGAGCGCATCCTCGATCTGTTCGCGGAGGTCACCGAGCGGGACGTCGCGGTCATCACCGTCACCCACGACGATCAGGTCGCGGAGTTCGCGGACCGGGAGATCCACCTCATGGACGGTGAAATCGTATGA
- a CDS encoding PIN domain-containing protein: MYLDLDVILAELKADDWLASAVDIESIDEPTTSVATGIELQYVMEDEWNRDRVVSAHREIVRLGVELVPLTSDALDAASSLRSEYEALNVFDGVHLGTASVREEPIVSTDTLFPPQIEEIDHVDPRAID; encoded by the coding sequence GTGTACCTTGATCTCGATGTCATCCTGGCGGAGTTGAAAGCGGACGACTGGCTGGCGAGTGCCGTCGACATCGAATCGATCGACGAGCCGACGACCTCGGTGGCGACGGGTATCGAACTTCAGTACGTCATGGAGGATGAGTGGAATCGAGATCGCGTCGTCAGCGCTCATCGTGAGATCGTCCGTCTCGGCGTCGAACTGGTTCCGCTAACGAGTGACGCACTGGACGCTGCGAGTTCCCTTCGTTCGGAGTACGAGGCGCTGAACGTCTTCGACGGTGTGCATCTCGGCACTGCGTCTGTCCGTGAGGAACCGATCGTCTCGACGGACACCCTGTTCCCCCCCCAGATCGAAGAAATCGATCACGTCGATCCGCGAGCCATCGACTGA
- a CDS encoding RNA-guided endonuclease InsQ/TnpB family protein, which translates to MEVRRTVPVALDVDSDDAALLEDTVDTFLWSAQYVVDHAFHGEYVTTSKTTLDDETYDDVREKTDGFNGGLVQAARNKAAEACKSVVARWKNGKKASKPRFTSPHVVYDHRTATFHDDYVSLATTDGRIEADYVLPDEDSDTPHSEYLFSDEYEITGAELHSQDGNWVLHIHCKKEVESDTSKQATTENGTVLGVDLGVNNLAVTSTGTVWTGNEFDHWRREYEKRRGSLQQCGTRWAHENMQSVGRKEDGRFKLMLHRIANELVAEARENECSVIAFEELADIRERTGASWGHKWAFDRLYNYVEYKAEEYGIAVTQVAPENTSRRCSHCGFTHPHNRDDDDFECLKCGYANHADYNAAKNIGLRYLRRNQTGGDGGAPLGVRLNSGTLNVNGGYSPAEESARTAVHAESHRFSGG; encoded by the coding sequence ATGGAGGTGCGGCGTACTGTCCCCGTTGCGCTCGACGTGGACAGCGATGACGCTGCACTCCTCGAAGACACCGTAGACACGTTCCTCTGGTCGGCACAGTACGTCGTAGACCACGCGTTCCACGGCGAGTACGTCACCACGAGCAAGACCACGCTGGACGATGAAACCTACGACGATGTACGCGAGAAAACAGACGGCTTCAACGGTGGACTGGTACAAGCCGCTCGGAACAAAGCAGCGGAAGCCTGCAAAAGCGTCGTCGCCCGCTGGAAGAACGGCAAGAAGGCATCAAAACCACGCTTTACCAGCCCACACGTCGTCTACGACCACCGCACAGCCACCTTCCACGACGACTACGTGAGCCTCGCCACCACAGACGGCAGGATTGAAGCCGACTACGTACTGCCTGACGAGGATAGTGACACGCCGCACTCGGAGTACCTGTTTTCAGATGAATATGAAATTACGGGTGCGGAACTACACTCCCAAGACGGCAACTGGGTACTTCACATCCACTGCAAGAAGGAAGTGGAGTCCGACACGTCGAAACAGGCAACAACTGAGAACGGAACGGTTCTCGGTGTTGACCTCGGCGTGAACAACCTCGCGGTCACCTCGACGGGAACGGTCTGGACGGGCAATGAGTTCGACCACTGGCGGCGTGAGTACGAGAAGAGACGTGGCTCGCTTCAACAGTGCGGGACGCGCTGGGCGCACGAGAATATGCAGTCCGTCGGTCGGAAAGAGGATGGGCGGTTCAAGTTGATGTTGCACCGAATCGCCAACGAACTCGTTGCAGAAGCCCGCGAGAACGAGTGTTCGGTCATCGCATTCGAGGAGTTGGCCGATATTCGTGAGCGGACTGGTGCGTCGTGGGGGCACAAGTGGGCGTTTGACCGCCTCTACAACTACGTTGAGTACAAGGCCGAAGAATACGGTATTGCGGTTACGCAGGTTGCCCCCGAGAACACGAGTCGGCGTTGCTCACACTGCGGATTCACCCATCCCCACAACCGCGATGACGATGACTTCGAGTGCCTGAAGTGCGGGTATGCGAACCACGCTGATTACAACGCCGCGAAGAACATCGGGTTACGGTATCTCCGTCGCAACCAAACTGGGGGCGACGGAGGCGCACCCTTGGGTGTGCGCTTGAACAGCGGGACGTTGAACGTGAATGGAGGCTATTCTCCTGCCGAAGAATCGGCCAGAACGGCAGTCCACGCTGAATCCCACCGCTTTAGCGGTGGGTAG
- a CDS encoding HVO_A0114 family putative DNA-binding protein — protein MTDTTPPLHPMEREQLQAHSTLVVTVESSAEFHGAVTDAIESIDAGEEAASPPTLSFSSYDDLMATFTPRVLDLIEAIRRDEPASINEASRVVDRDVKNVHEELDRLARLGVVFFEQDGQRKRPVVWFDELLIDLPFEPEGGDATAAAP, from the coding sequence ATGACCGACACCACCCCACCGCTGCACCCGATGGAGCGCGAACAGCTACAGGCCCACTCGACGCTCGTCGTGACCGTGGAGTCCTCCGCGGAGTTTCACGGGGCCGTGACCGACGCGATCGAGTCGATCGATGCGGGCGAGGAGGCGGCGTCGCCGCCGACGCTGTCGTTTTCGAGCTACGACGATCTGATGGCGACGTTCACGCCGCGCGTGCTCGACCTCATCGAAGCCATTCGTCGGGACGAACCGGCCAGTATCAACGAGGCGTCGCGGGTCGTCGATCGTGACGTGAAAAACGTCCACGAGGAACTCGACCGACTCGCTCGACTCGGCGTCGTCTTTTTCGAACAGGACGGCCAGCGCAAGCGCCCGGTCGTCTGGTTCGACGAACTCCTCATCGATCTCCCCTTCGAGCCAGAGGGTGGGGACGCGACCGCCGCCGCGCCGTGA